The Flammeovirgaceae bacterium genome contains a region encoding:
- a CDS encoding DinB family protein, producing the protein MKTSPDPATLPPFYQGYVANVSNLDVMDALRTTIAATDKLIRSIPEAKGDYRYAPDKWTIKELLCHMLDAERIFAYRALRFARNDQTELPGFDEAQYAPHANAHSRTLNQMADEFKRLRVSTIDLFESFTPEMLRRSGKANNNLISVINLGYVIAGHEVHHRNILIERYLK; encoded by the coding sequence ATGAAGACTTCACCAGACCCGGCAACGCTGCCTCCATTTTACCAGGGCTATGTAGCCAATGTCAGCAACCTGGATGTGATGGACGCCCTGCGTACTACGATTGCTGCCACCGATAAACTCATCCGCTCGATACCCGAAGCAAAAGGCGATTACCGGTATGCACCGGATAAGTGGACTATTAAAGAATTGCTTTGCCATATGCTTGATGCCGAACGGATTTTTGCCTACCGCGCGCTTCGCTTTGCGCGCAACGACCAGACTGAGTTGCCAGGGTTTGATGAAGCGCAGTATGCCCCGCATGCCAATGCCCACAGCCGCACACTGAACCAAATGGCCGATGAGTTTAAAAGATTGCGCGTTTCAACAATTGACTTATTCGAAAGTTTTACGCCCGAAATGCTTAGACGCTCCGGCAAAGCCAACAACAACCTGATATCCGTTATCAACCTGGGTTACGTAATTGCCGGGCACGAAGTGCACCACCGGAACATTCTTATTGAGCGTTATTTGAAATGA
- the recG gene encoding ATP-dependent DNA helicase RecG: MEADPRRFFETPVEYLKGVGPQRAALLNKELSIFTFADLLQHYPFRYEDRTRFYKVAELTEEMPAVQLVVKITGKEIAGGGGKRRLVAYAEDETGKMELVWFQGIRWVQEKIKAGVKYVVFGSPVRYGKKFSIAHPEFEPQTEANTKTGYLQPVYPLTDKLRLKYLDSKAISKLQRELLILAKDKIRETLPDKLLQQHNLMDKRTALINIHFPQNHNLLAQASHRLKFEELFYIQLRLLMLRLVRQEKSRGYVFNDAALVTLFYNEYLPFPLTNAQKKVIREIYTDMKSGKQMNRLLQGDVGSGKTIVAFVCMLIAIGGGAQCALMAPTEILAQQHFSNLKRYADRMGISIALLTGSIKKSDRTSIHAGLESGSLKILIGTHALIEDEVRFNKLGLAVVDEQHRFGVAQRSKLWEKNADILPHVLVMTATPIPRTLAMTLYGDLDVSVIDELPAGRKPVKTIHRFDSHRLQVNGFLKEQMDKGRQVYIVYPLIDESEKLDLKHLMDGYESVCRAFPDVAVSIVHGKMKPEAKEYEMRRFVKGETKIMVATTVIEVGVDVPNASVMVIENAERFGLSQLHQLRGRVGRGAEQSYCLLMTDFKLTAESKKRIDTMVRTNNGFEIAEVDLQLRGPGDLMGTQQSGILDLLIADLSKDGNLLQTARETALAVLKHDPELTKPENRLIRNQVALFQHASTNWSRIS; encoded by the coding sequence ATGGAGGCTGACCCCAGGAGGTTTTTTGAAACACCGGTTGAATACCTGAAAGGCGTAGGTCCGCAACGAGCAGCCCTGCTGAATAAAGAACTCTCCATCTTTACATTTGCCGATCTCCTTCAGCATTACCCGTTTCGCTATGAGGACCGCACCCGGTTTTACAAAGTTGCAGAACTTACTGAAGAGATGCCCGCAGTACAATTGGTTGTTAAAATAACCGGCAAGGAAATAGCTGGAGGCGGAGGCAAACGCAGGTTGGTGGCCTATGCCGAAGACGAAACCGGAAAGATGGAGCTGGTGTGGTTTCAGGGAATACGGTGGGTTCAGGAGAAAATTAAAGCGGGTGTTAAATACGTGGTATTTGGTTCGCCCGTGCGGTACGGAAAAAAATTCAGTATCGCCCATCCTGAATTTGAGCCTCAAACAGAAGCCAACACAAAAACCGGGTACCTCCAACCCGTCTACCCGCTTACCGATAAGCTGCGGTTAAAATATCTCGACAGTAAAGCCATTTCGAAACTGCAACGTGAACTTCTTATCCTGGCTAAAGATAAAATACGTGAAACGCTTCCGGATAAACTCCTGCAACAGCATAACCTGATGGATAAGCGCACTGCGTTAATCAACATCCATTTTCCGCAAAATCATAATCTCCTCGCCCAGGCCAGTCACCGCCTCAAGTTTGAAGAGTTGTTTTACATTCAATTGAGATTGTTAATGCTCAGGTTGGTCAGGCAGGAGAAATCGCGGGGCTATGTGTTTAATGATGCTGCCCTGGTAACCCTTTTTTATAACGAGTACCTGCCGTTTCCGTTAACCAATGCCCAAAAAAAAGTAATCCGCGAAATCTATACCGATATGAAATCCGGCAAGCAGATGAACCGGTTATTGCAAGGCGATGTAGGCAGCGGTAAAACCATCGTTGCGTTTGTGTGCATGCTCATTGCCATTGGTGGCGGTGCGCAATGTGCGTTGATGGCTCCAACTGAAATTCTTGCTCAGCAACACTTCAGTAATCTGAAACGCTATGCTGACCGGATGGGAATCAGCATTGCGCTTCTTACCGGTTCAATAAAGAAATCCGATCGCACATCTATCCATGCCGGCCTGGAAAGCGGATCATTGAAAATACTGATTGGCACTCATGCGCTTATTGAAGATGAAGTGAGGTTTAATAAACTTGGCCTGGCCGTTGTGGATGAACAGCATCGGTTTGGTGTTGCCCAGCGATCAAAACTCTGGGAAAAAAATGCGGACATCCTTCCGCATGTACTCGTGATGACAGCCACGCCTATTCCGCGAACGCTGGCTATGACGTTGTATGGCGATTTGGATGTATCGGTAATAGATGAATTGCCTGCCGGCAGAAAGCCCGTCAAAACAATTCATCGGTTTGATTCGCACCGGCTGCAGGTAAACGGATTTTTGAAAGAACAAATGGATAAGGGCAGGCAGGTATATATTGTTTATCCGCTGATAGATGAATCGGAAAAACTTGACTTAAAGCACCTGATGGACGGCTATGAAAGCGTATGCCGCGCGTTTCCGGATGTTGCCGTAAGTATTGTGCATGGCAAAATGAAGCCGGAAGCCAAAGAGTATGAAATGAGGCGGTTTGTAAAAGGCGAAACGAAGATAATGGTTGCCACTACGGTAATAGAAGTGGGTGTGGATGTACCCAATGCTTCGGTTATGGTGATTGAAAATGCCGAACGGTTTGGGCTATCGCAGTTACATCAACTACGCGGGCGGGTGGGCAGGGGAGCTGAGCAATCCTACTGCCTGCTGATGACTGACTTTAAACTTACAGCTGAATCGAAAAAGCGCATTGACACCATGGTGCGTACCAACAACGGCTTTGAAATTGCCGAGGTTGATTTGCAGTTACGCGGACCAGGCGACTTGATGGGCACGCAGCAAAGCGGCATTCTTGATTTACTGATAGCTGATTTAAGCAAAGACGGCAACCTGTTACAAACCGCACGGGAGACAGCCCTTGCTGTTTTAAAGCATGATCCTGAATTGACAAAGCCCGAAAACCGACTGATTCGGAATCAGGTCGCTTTGTTTCAGCATGCCTCTACCAACTGGAGCCGAATCAGCTAA
- a CDS encoding TlpA family protein disulfide reductase: MKTTLLPLLLTVTLAASGQNAPLIKLPQLQQMMTRKGDHIQVINFWATWCAPCVKEIPLFEKLGQERADVKITLVSMDLDLDPNPEKVYRFIARKKLRSEVVILDEKDPNSYINQIDKNWSGAIPATIIINSRTGKRKFVEKELHEGELEKLIAEVE; the protein is encoded by the coding sequence ATGAAAACCACCTTACTACCTCTACTGCTTACCGTAACACTGGCCGCCAGCGGCCAAAATGCCCCTCTTATTAAACTGCCTCAGTTGCAGCAAATGATGACCCGGAAGGGCGACCATATACAGGTTATTAATTTTTGGGCTACCTGGTGTGCCCCCTGTGTAAAGGAAATACCACTATTTGAAAAACTGGGGCAGGAACGCGCGGATGTTAAAATAACCCTGGTGAGTATGGACCTGGATCTGGATCCAAACCCGGAAAAAGTTTACCGGTTTATTGCCAGGAAAAAACTCCGGTCGGAAGTGGTGATACTGGACGAAAAAGACCCGAACAGCTACATTAACCAGATTGATAAGAACTGGTCGGGGGCTATTCCGGCCACCATCATCATCAACAGTCGTACCGGTAAAAGAAAATTTGTTGAAAAAGAACTTCACGAAGGAGAACTTGAAAAACTTATTGCTGAAGTAGAATAA
- a CDS encoding VOC family protein: MNFKQIKETCLYVVNLERAKSFYESVLQLPLITYIPGKHAFFKAGTSVLLLFNPDDSKSKSSPPPHYGGGKQHVAFEVSEQEYEHAKAWIVSKGITITDKVVWQSGKESFYFEDSEGNVLEIVPDTGIWPG, translated from the coding sequence ATGAATTTTAAACAGATAAAAGAGACCTGCCTGTATGTTGTTAACCTGGAACGGGCTAAGAGTTTTTATGAGTCGGTGCTTCAACTTCCACTGATTACGTATATACCCGGAAAACACGCCTTCTTTAAAGCCGGCACTTCGGTATTATTACTGTTCAATCCTGATGATTCAAAATCAAAATCCAGTCCGCCACCCCATTATGGCGGAGGCAAGCAACACGTGGCGTTTGAAGTAAGCGAACAGGAGTATGAACACGCCAAGGCATGGATTGTCTCGAAAGGAATAACAATTACCGACAAAGTGGTATGGCAAAGCGGCAAAGAGTCGTTTTATTTTGAAGACTCCGAAGGCAATGTATTGGAAATAGTTCCCGATACGGGCATCTGGCCTGGTTAA
- a CDS encoding DUF4153 domain-containing protein yields the protein MKLPSFQTLLGGFFVVARRFPLELAAALAGTVSAMLLFEEAYPENQEQLILLLLCSNLALTLFLSVSVFTESSQLASAGRLALKLAGVVVMIIIFFSLEPISDETNIFRIAFLVLAFHLLVSFAPVVFRGSVEGFWEYNMRIFIRILTAGLYSTVLYAGLAIALLSADALFDLKIRSEIYGHLFAIIFGLFNTAFFLAGFPSDWKNLEEPQPYPKGLKIFTQYVLIPLATVYLAILLAYEGKLVIEWSLPKGLVATLVLGYAVYGMLSILLVHPVRFDQGNRWIMTFSKFFYLLLIPLIILLGSAVYLRVNQYGVTESRYVLIVLSFWLTGVTLYFLSSRLQNIKVIPVSLFVVALLAAWGPQSASAVSKQSQLKRLFSFFEQKSSVINGKLVPLTNTSGSGEATEILRYLVNRHGPGALRGYLQVDPDSLTRSADTLKYRYAREYERFELLRRYLKLQYSYETAEEIHYYSAETTTGDSLSISGYRHLVKVQYPVYYTDAPYTWNVDETRFSLNGKSYQATFDLRPVAEQVVNKCTGEVRYIKVPVGELYCMDETTGHRLIIEYLSFRLDNGKPEIQNFNGVLLLR from the coding sequence ATGAAACTCCCTTCTTTTCAAACCCTGCTTGGCGGATTTTTTGTAGTTGCCAGGCGATTTCCCCTTGAACTGGCGGCCGCGCTGGCAGGTACGGTAAGCGCCATGTTACTTTTTGAAGAGGCTTATCCTGAAAATCAGGAACAACTCATCCTGTTGTTGTTATGCAGCAACCTGGCACTTACGCTGTTTTTATCGGTTTCTGTTTTTACGGAGTCGAGTCAGCTTGCCTCAGCCGGTCGATTAGCCTTAAAGCTCGCTGGTGTTGTTGTAATGATTATTATATTCTTTTCACTGGAGCCGATTTCAGATGAAACCAACATCTTTCGTATTGCATTTTTGGTTCTGGCTTTTCACCTCCTGGTGTCATTCGCACCAGTTGTTTTCAGGGGCTCAGTGGAAGGTTTCTGGGAGTATAATATGCGTATATTCATACGCATTCTTACAGCGGGGTTGTATAGCACTGTGCTTTATGCCGGCTTAGCGATAGCTTTACTTAGTGCGGATGCCTTGTTTGATCTTAAAATCAGGTCCGAAATTTACGGCCATTTATTTGCCATCATATTCGGACTATTCAACACGGCTTTTTTTCTGGCCGGCTTCCCTTCCGATTGGAAGAACCTGGAAGAGCCACAGCCTTATCCGAAAGGATTAAAAATCTTTACCCAGTATGTGCTTATACCACTGGCCACGGTTTACCTGGCAATTCTACTGGCCTACGAGGGGAAACTGGTAATAGAATGGTCACTACCAAAAGGATTGGTAGCAACACTGGTGTTGGGCTATGCCGTTTATGGCATGTTGTCCATCCTGCTGGTACACCCGGTACGGTTTGACCAGGGCAATCGGTGGATAATGACTTTTTCGAAATTTTTTTACCTTCTGCTCATCCCGCTGATTATCCTTTTAGGTTCAGCTGTATATCTTCGGGTTAATCAATACGGTGTAACTGAAAGCCGCTATGTTCTCATTGTGCTAAGCTTTTGGCTTACCGGTGTTACCCTCTATTTTCTTTCCAGCCGGTTGCAAAACATAAAGGTTATACCCGTTAGCCTGTTTGTGGTGGCATTACTGGCTGCCTGGGGGCCGCAAAGTGCTTCGGCTGTTTCCAAACAATCGCAACTGAAGCGCCTGTTTTCATTTTTTGAACAAAAAAGTTCAGTCATAAACGGTAAACTTGTACCGCTTACCAATACCTCCGGAAGCGGAGAGGCAACAGAAATACTCCGTTACCTGGTTAACCGGCACGGCCCCGGAGCGCTCCGCGGATATTTACAGGTAGATCCCGATTCACTTACCCGTTCGGCCGATACACTCAAGTATCGCTACGCGCGGGAGTATGAGCGCTTTGAACTGCTCAGACGGTACCTTAAACTGCAATACAGTTATGAAACGGCTGAAGAGATTCATTACTATTCAGCCGAGACCACTACTGGCGACAGTCTTTCTATTTCGGGCTATCGGCATTTGGTTAAGGTGCAATATCCTGTTTACTATACCGATGCTCCCTATACATGGAATGTTGATGAAACCCGGTTCAGCCTTAACGGAAAATCTTACCAGGCAACATTTGATCTTCGTCCTGTAGCCGAACAGGTTGTGAATAAATGTACAGGCGAGGTTCGCTACATCAAAGTGCCGGTGGGCGAACTTTATTGCATGGACGAAACAACCGGCCACCGGCTGATTATTGAGTACCTGAGTTTTCGGCTGGATAACGGGAAGCCCGAAATCCAGAATTTTAATGGTGTTCTGTTGCTGCGATAA
- a CDS encoding glycoside hydrolase family 3 protein: MKNRLIILLIVVSTTAYTQDSLDIKIGQMILTGFPKAEVDPQLLESVRQGKVGSVIIFEKNIPVKNSYLNLKKITWTYQQAAPIPLFIAIDQEGGRVNRLKEKYGFPRSVSAATLGKSKLDSVKFYSEITAATLAGLGINMNFAPVVDLASNPDNPIIAKVERAFSKNADSVALYAEAFISEHRKLGVFTALKHFPGHGSSKTDTHLDMTDITNTWMEQELTPYIKLIQNGMVDAVMTAHIVNGRLDQDKLPATLSPKIINGLLRRGLRYDGVVFSDDMQMHAISKHYTFEESIKLAILAGVDILCFTNNIHGSREHTVDKVHAIIRNFVLDGTIPVSRIDESFRRIVTLKRKLGGEAERYYGDELAQLQAQLAEKDSLLLFNQERLRQAEEALIEVAGKQESKKKRKK; encoded by the coding sequence ATGAAAAACCGGTTGATCATTCTGCTCATAGTCGTGAGTACAACTGCCTACACGCAAGACAGTCTCGATATAAAAATCGGGCAGATGATTTTAACCGGTTTTCCGAAAGCCGAGGTAGATCCGCAACTGCTTGAATCTGTCCGGCAAGGAAAGGTTGGCTCAGTAATCATTTTTGAAAAAAACATTCCGGTAAAAAATTCTTATCTGAATCTGAAGAAAATCACATGGACCTATCAGCAGGCCGCACCCATACCGTTATTCATTGCCATCGATCAGGAGGGCGGGCGCGTTAACCGGCTTAAAGAGAAGTACGGATTTCCACGCTCGGTATCAGCAGCAACGCTGGGCAAATCAAAACTCGATTCGGTAAAGTTTTATAGTGAGATTACTGCCGCCACGCTGGCCGGCCTGGGCATAAACATGAATTTTGCACCGGTGGTGGATTTGGCCTCAAACCCTGATAACCCCATCATTGCCAAAGTAGAGCGTGCGTTTTCAAAAAATGCCGACTCGGTTGCGCTATATGCCGAAGCATTCATCAGTGAACACCGGAAGCTGGGGGTGTTCACTGCGCTCAAGCACTTTCCGGGACACGGCAGTTCAAAAACCGATACCCATTTGGACATGACTGACATTACCAACACGTGGATGGAACAGGAACTCACTCCGTATATCAAACTGATTCAGAACGGAATGGTTGATGCCGTGATGACCGCCCACATTGTTAACGGACGGTTGGATCAGGATAAACTCCCGGCCACGTTGTCGCCCAAAATTATTAACGGGTTGCTTCGCAGAGGGCTGCGGTATGATGGGGTTGTGTTTTCAGACGACATGCAGATGCACGCCATTTCCAAACATTATACATTTGAGGAATCCATTAAACTGGCCATACTGGCCGGGGTTGATATTCTTTGTTTTACCAACAACATCCATGGAAGCCGGGAGCACACGGTTGACAAAGTGCATGCAATAATTCGTAATTTCGTTCTGGATGGAACCATACCCGTTTCGCGGATTGATGAATCGTTCAGGAGGATAGTAACACTTAAGCGAAAGCTGGGTGGAGAAGCTGAGCGTTATTATGGTGATGAACTGGCGCAGTTGCAGGCACAACTTGCTGAAAAGGACAGCCTGTTGCTATTTAACCAGGAAAGATTGAGACAAGCTGAAGAGGCTTTAATTGAGGTGGCCGGGAAGCAGGAGAGCAAAAAGAAACGGAAAAAGTGA
- a CDS encoding nitronate monooxygenase gives MEQYNNRVTQLFNIDVPVIQAGMVWTSGWRLASAVSNAGGLGLLGAGSMYPDVLREHIQKCKLATTKPFGVNVPLLYPDIDKLVSIIIEEGVRIVFTSAGNPAAWTSYLKDKGITVVHVVSSVKFARKAEQAGVDAVVAEGFEAGGHNGREETTTFVLIPLVRDAVSIPLLAAGGIADGRGILAAEALGAEGVQVGSRFAASVEASLHENFKRKIVEAGEGDTILTLKQITPVRLIKNKFYQQVAEAEQRGASADELKKLLGRARAKKGMFEGDLDEGELEIGQVAAAIKEIKPAAEILNAMWTEYLTLKKTLCKPASQ, from the coding sequence ATGGAGCAATACAATAACCGGGTTACACAGTTATTTAATATTGATGTACCCGTAATCCAGGCCGGTATGGTATGGACAAGCGGATGGAGGTTGGCTTCGGCTGTTAGCAATGCGGGCGGATTAGGTTTGCTGGGAGCCGGATCGATGTACCCTGATGTGCTTCGCGAGCACATACAGAAGTGCAAGTTGGCAACCACAAAACCTTTTGGAGTAAATGTACCCCTGCTGTATCCTGATATTGATAAACTGGTTTCCATCATTATTGAAGAAGGAGTACGCATCGTTTTTACTTCCGCGGGCAATCCTGCAGCCTGGACCTCCTACTTGAAAGACAAGGGCATTACGGTAGTTCATGTGGTTTCAAGTGTAAAGTTTGCACGTAAGGCCGAACAGGCCGGTGTGGATGCGGTTGTTGCTGAGGGTTTTGAAGCTGGAGGCCACAACGGCCGGGAGGAAACAACCACCTTTGTGTTGATTCCGCTGGTGCGCGATGCGGTTTCCATACCGCTGCTGGCTGCCGGAGGCATTGCTGATGGGCGCGGTATACTGGCGGCCGAAGCACTGGGTGCCGAGGGCGTACAGGTGGGCAGCCGGTTTGCTGCAAGTGTTGAAGCATCGCTTCATGAAAATTTTAAACGAAAAATTGTCGAAGCAGGCGAAGGCGACACCATCCTTACCTTAAAGCAAATAACGCCCGTACGGCTAATCAAAAATAAATTTTACCAGCAGGTGGCCGAAGCCGAACAGCGGGGCGCATCGGCCGATGAATTAAAAAAACTTTTGGGTCGTGCCCGCGCAAAAAAGGGCATGTTTGAAGGCGACCTGGACGAGGGCGAACTGGAAATAGGCCAGGTGGCCGCTGCGATTAAGGAGATTAAGCCGGCAGCCGAAATTTTAAACGCCATGTGGACTGAGTATCTCACCTTAAAAAAAACCTTGTGCAAGCCGGCCAGCCAATGA
- a CDS encoding D-alanyl-D-alanine carboxypeptidase — MRRLIITSVMAWVAIGCSSVSKNQLTRKFRSTEQKFQHHAGFVLYDPAKKKTLFSYNGERYFTPASNTKIFTFYATLSILGDSVPGLRYIQRGDSLIIAGTGDPSFLYPYTFSNSVAYDFLKNTPHDIYYSESLFNTSPLGPGWAWSDYLYSYSVERSAFPVYGNFFVVSRDAGKKLSVSPAYFKKYFWLADSTQRSEISREIGSNRIDYFPGRNHRATEKWEVPFKSSAVLVTDLLSDTLKRQVRILSRPYAGEMKTLFSVPTDSLLKTMMQQSDNFIAEQLLLMCSQLLSDTLQPEITIRYMKQNRLTDLPDKPVWVDGSGLSRYNLFTPRSIVTLWEKIYAEAEHDRLFRLLAAGGRTGTLRNWYKADVPYIYGKTGTLSNNHSLSGYLITKKGRTLIFSFMNNNFTAPVAELRREMESILKRIRDNY; from the coding sequence ATGAGAAGACTGATTATCACTTCAGTAATGGCCTGGGTAGCAATAGGGTGTTCGTCTGTTTCAAAAAATCAACTCACCAGAAAATTCAGGTCAACGGAGCAAAAGTTTCAGCATCATGCCGGGTTTGTTTTGTATGACCCCGCGAAGAAGAAAACCTTGTTTTCTTATAACGGTGAGCGTTACTTTACTCCCGCCTCCAATACCAAAATTTTTACCTTTTATGCTACACTCTCAATATTGGGTGATTCGGTGCCGGGTTTGCGGTACATCCAGCGAGGCGATTCATTAATAATAGCAGGCACAGGCGATCCTTCCTTTCTCTATCCCTATACGTTCTCGAATTCCGTTGCCTACGATTTTCTGAAAAACACACCGCACGACATTTACTATTCGGAGAGCCTCTTCAACACCTCACCACTTGGCCCCGGCTGGGCCTGGAGCGATTATTTGTACAGTTATTCGGTGGAGCGATCGGCCTTTCCGGTGTACGGCAATTTTTTTGTAGTGAGTCGCGATGCCGGCAAAAAACTTTCTGTATCACCGGCCTACTTTAAAAAATACTTCTGGCTGGCCGACAGCACGCAACGATCAGAAATTTCGCGTGAGATCGGCTCGAACCGGATAGACTACTTTCCGGGCAGGAATCATCGCGCTACCGAAAAGTGGGAAGTTCCCTTTAAATCCAGCGCAGTATTGGTAACCGATTTATTGAGCGATACGCTGAAACGGCAGGTTCGGATCCTTTCCCGGCCGTATGCGGGCGAAATGAAAACATTGTTTTCGGTGCCCACGGATAGTTTGCTGAAAACGATGATGCAGCAGAGCGATAACTTCATCGCTGAACAACTGCTGCTGATGTGCTCGCAGCTTCTTAGCGATACGCTCCAACCGGAGATAACCATTCGTTACATGAAACAGAATCGGCTGACAGACCTGCCCGACAAACCGGTATGGGTTGATGGTTCGGGCTTATCGCGGTATAACCTGTTTACCCCGCGAAGCATTGTAACGCTGTGGGAAAAGATTTATGCGGAAGCAGAACACGACCGACTTTTTAGGTTGCTGGCCGCTGGCGGCCGAACCGGAACGCTGCGAAACTGGTACAAGGCCGATGTACCCTACATTTACGGGAAAACCGGCACACTGAGCAATAACCATTCGCTAAGTGGTTATCTTATCACAAAAAAGGGTCGTACGCTTATTTTCAGTTTTATGAATAATAACTTTACGGCACCTGTTGCTGAGTTGCGCAGGGAAATGGAAAGCATATTAAAACGCATTCGCGATAATTACTGA
- a CDS encoding thioredoxin family protein, producing MIKTLLTAVACVALLTAGAPVKSGYDVGDKVADFKLKNVDGKMVALSDYKNAKGIIVIFDCNTCPYSQKYNDRIINLSRIYSKKDFNLITIQPNDPKISPGDSYDKMKELANRKDYDFPYLFDETQQVARAFGATNTPQAFILKRSGNDFIVAYIGAIDDNAKDASAVTNKYVENAVNALLTGKEPEVTKTKVLGCTIKWRE from the coding sequence ATGATCAAAACATTGCTTACTGCCGTTGCTTGTGTAGCGCTGTTAACAGCCGGTGCCCCGGTTAAATCAGGATACGATGTTGGCGATAAAGTAGCCGACTTTAAACTGAAAAATGTGGATGGAAAGATGGTGGCGCTCTCCGATTACAAGAATGCCAAAGGTATTATTGTAATTTTTGATTGCAACACCTGCCCGTATTCACAAAAGTATAATGATAGAATTATAAACTTGAGCAGAATTTACTCGAAGAAAGACTTCAACCTCATAACAATACAGCCAAATGATCCCAAAATTTCTCCCGGAGATTCCTATGACAAAATGAAAGAGTTAGCAAATAGGAAAGATTATGATTTTCCATATTTGTTTGATGAAACCCAACAAGTAGCAAGAGCATTTGGTGCAACTAATACCCCCCAAGCCTTTATACTTAAACGTAGCGGTAATGATTTTATAGTAGCTTACATCGGAGCGATAGACGATAATGCTAAAGATGCTTCAGCAGTAACCAACAAGTACGTGGAAAATGCAGTCAATGCTTTGCTAACTGGAAAAGAACCAGAAGTAACCAAAACTAAGGTTTTAGGTTGCACTATTAAGTGGAGAGAATAA